One part of the Vidua chalybeata isolate OUT-0048 chromosome 11, bVidCha1 merged haplotype, whole genome shotgun sequence genome encodes these proteins:
- the CIAO2B gene encoding cytosolic iron-sulfur assembly component 2B: protein MVGPGAGAAPLENANPLIYRRSGERPVTAREEDDELPDPIDDREIFDLIRSINDPEHPLTLEELNVVEQVRVKVNDAESTVSVEFTPTIPHCSMATLIGLSIKVKLLRSLPERFKLDVHITPGTHASEHAVNKQLADKERVAAALENSHLLEVVNQCLSARS from the exons ATGGTGGGCCCGGGCGCGGGCGCGGCTCCGCTGGAAAACGCGAATCCCCTCATCTACCGCCGCTCCGGGGAGCGCCCCGTGACCGCCCGCGAGGAGGACGACGAGCTGCCCGACCCCATCGACGACCGGGAGATCTTCG ATCTCATCCGCTCCATCAATGACCCCGAGCACCCGCTCACCCTGGAGGAGCTGAACGTCGTCGAGCAAGTGCGAGTGAAA GTGAACGACGCCGAGAGCACGGTGTCGGTGGAGTTCACGCCCACCATCCCGCACTGCAGCATGGCCACCCTCATCGGCCTCTCCATCAAGGTCAAGCTGCTCCGCTCGCTGCCCGAGAGGTTCAAG CTGGATGTTCATATAACGCCAGGAACACATGCCTCTGAGCACGCAG TTAATAAACAGCTCGCTGATAAGGAGCGTGtggcagctgctttggaaaactCTCACCTGCTGGAAGTGGTGAATCAGTGTTTGTCTGCTCGGTCATAA
- the CES2 gene encoding cocaine esterase isoform X1 — protein MSPASPIASLCALFCSVALLVCGAEGQSGAEPEVTIAFGRLKGTQTSVKGTDKLVNVFLGIPFAKAPLGSLRFSPPEPPEPWTGVRDATSYPPLCPQDLSLLKTAEKNFKEKHLAFQTSEDCLYLSVYSPAGSSKKDKLPVMVWIHGGNFIFGGAARYDGSALSAYENVVVVLIQYRLGLLGYFNTGDEHARGNWAYLDQVAALRWVQGNIEHFGGDPASVTLFGISAGSCSVFAHVLSPLSKGLFHKAISESGILIPPSKNLHLSTDLEKIASIFKCETSSSLSLLNCLRKQEAEHIVLKSKEISFLPLVLDGVFLHKPPEEILAGKEFNAVPFMIGVTNNEFGWNIRSTSKMTSLREIGDRKSIASTVEVFLPMIDLPSDFLPMILDEYLGDTEDPAELRDGFLDLLGDMAIVMPAIKALNYHRESGAPTYFFEFQHRASAYWDSKPDYVKADHGDEVGFVFGGPFLAGDIQLRSEVTEEEKTLSRTLMKYWANFARNGNPNGEGLVEWPSYNLNEEYLQINLQQKKDRKLKEKKVEFWKKVILEKANNKSTQNKKFKLEL, from the exons ATGTCTCCTGCGAGCCCGATCGCGTCGCTTTGCGCCTTGTTTTGTAGCGTAGCGCTCCTCGTGTGCGGGGCAGAAG GACAGAGTGGTGCTGAGCCAGAAGTGACAATTGCATTCGGACGGCTCAAAGGAACACAGACAAGCGTGAAGGGCACAGACAAGCTTGTAAACGTTTTCCTTGGAATTCCTTTTGCAAAAGCCCCTCTTGGATCCTTGAGGTTTTCTCCACCTGAACCACCTGAACCCTGGACTGGTGTGAGAGATGCAACTTCTTACCCACCGCT CTGTCCTCAAGATCTGTCCCTgttgaaaacagcagaaaaaaactttaaagaaaagcacCTTGCATTCCAAACTTCTGAGGACTGTTTGTATCTCAGTGTTTACAGCCCTGCTGGCTCAAGCAAGAAGGACAAGTTACCT GTAATGGTGTGGATCCATGGAGGCAATTTTATATTTGGTGGTGCTGCTCGGTATGATGGCTCTGCACTGTCTGCCTACGAGAATGTTGTGGTGGTATTAATTCAGTACAGACTGGGACTCCTTGGATACTTCAA CACTGGTGACGAGCACGCCCGCGGGAACTGGGCGTACCTGGATCAAGTCGCTGCTCTGCGGTGGGTCCAAGGAAATATTGAGCACTTTGGTGGGGACCCAGCATCTGTCACTCTCTTTGGGATATCTGCAGGATCTTGCTCTGTTTTTGCACAT GTGTTATCTCCTTTATCTAAGGGTCTCTTTCATAAAGCAATATCAGAGAGTGGAATTCTAATTCCCCCCAGTAAAAATTTACATCTTTCAACAGATCTTGAG aaaattgcCAGTATCTTCAAGTGTGAGACAAGCagttccctctccctgctgaaCTGCTTGAGGAAGCAGGAAGCAGAGCACATAGTCCTTAAAAGCAAG GAAATCTCATTTCTACCCTTAGTTTTGGATGGAGTGTTTCTTCATAAGCCACCTGAAGAGATATTGGCTGGAAAAGAATTCAATGCAGTCCCGTTCATGATAGGAGTCACCAACAATGAATTTGGCTGGAATATTAGATCG ACATCAAAAATGACAAGTTTGAGGGAAATAGGAGATAGAAAATCAATTGCCTCAACTGTAGAGGTTTTTCTACCAATGATT GATTTACCCTCAGATTTTCTGCCCATGATCTTAGATGAATATCTGGGAGACACAGAGGACCCTGCAGAGCTTCGGGATGGATTCCTGGACCTGCTAGGGGACATGGCAATTGTCATGCCAGCCATTAAAGCACTGAATTATCACAGGG AGTCTGGAGCTCCTACATACTTCTTCGAGTTCCAGCACCGGGCCAGTGCATACTGGGATAGCAAACCCGACTATGTGAAGGCTGACCATGGGGATGAAGTTGGTTTTGTCTTTGGGGGGCCATTTCTGGCTGGGGACATCCAGCTCCGCA gTGAAGTTACAGAGGAAGAGAAGACCCTCAGCAGAACTCTAATGAAGTACTGGGCTAACTTTGCTCGAAATGG AAATCCTAATGGAGAGGGTCTGGTTGAATGGCCATCTTACAATCTTAATGAAGAATACTTGCAGATAAATCTACAacaaaagaaagacagaaagttgaaagaaaagaaggtaGAATTCTGGAAAAAAGTAATCCTTGAAAAGGCAAATAACAAAAGCACGCAAAACAAGAAGTTTAAATTAGAGTTATAG
- the CES2 gene encoding cocaine esterase isoform X2 yields MQLLTHRCESSSFVARTCLCCCPQDLSLLKTAEKNFKEKHLAFQTSEDCLYLSVYSPAGSSKKDKLPVMVWIHGGNFIFGGAARYDGSALSAYENVVVVLIQYRLGLLGYFNTGDEHARGNWAYLDQVAALRWVQGNIEHFGGDPASVTLFGISAGSCSVFAHVLSPLSKGLFHKAISESGILIPPSKNLHLSTDLEKIASIFKCETSSSLSLLNCLRKQEAEHIVLKSKEISFLPLVLDGVFLHKPPEEILAGKEFNAVPFMIGVTNNEFGWNIRSTSKMTSLREIGDRKSIASTVEVFLPMIDLPSDFLPMILDEYLGDTEDPAELRDGFLDLLGDMAIVMPAIKALNYHRESGAPTYFFEFQHRASAYWDSKPDYVKADHGDEVGFVFGGPFLAGDIQLRSEVTEEEKTLSRTLMKYWANFARNGNPNGEGLVEWPSYNLNEEYLQINLQQKKDRKLKEKKVEFWKKVILEKANNKSTQNKKFKLEL; encoded by the exons ATGCAACTTCTTACCCACCGCTGTGAGAGCAGTTCATTTGTGGCCAGAACCTGCCTGTGCTG CTGTCCTCAAGATCTGTCCCTgttgaaaacagcagaaaaaaactttaaagaaaagcacCTTGCATTCCAAACTTCTGAGGACTGTTTGTATCTCAGTGTTTACAGCCCTGCTGGCTCAAGCAAGAAGGACAAGTTACCT GTAATGGTGTGGATCCATGGAGGCAATTTTATATTTGGTGGTGCTGCTCGGTATGATGGCTCTGCACTGTCTGCCTACGAGAATGTTGTGGTGGTATTAATTCAGTACAGACTGGGACTCCTTGGATACTTCAA CACTGGTGACGAGCACGCCCGCGGGAACTGGGCGTACCTGGATCAAGTCGCTGCTCTGCGGTGGGTCCAAGGAAATATTGAGCACTTTGGTGGGGACCCAGCATCTGTCACTCTCTTTGGGATATCTGCAGGATCTTGCTCTGTTTTTGCACAT GTGTTATCTCCTTTATCTAAGGGTCTCTTTCATAAAGCAATATCAGAGAGTGGAATTCTAATTCCCCCCAGTAAAAATTTACATCTTTCAACAGATCTTGAG aaaattgcCAGTATCTTCAAGTGTGAGACAAGCagttccctctccctgctgaaCTGCTTGAGGAAGCAGGAAGCAGAGCACATAGTCCTTAAAAGCAAG GAAATCTCATTTCTACCCTTAGTTTTGGATGGAGTGTTTCTTCATAAGCCACCTGAAGAGATATTGGCTGGAAAAGAATTCAATGCAGTCCCGTTCATGATAGGAGTCACCAACAATGAATTTGGCTGGAATATTAGATCG ACATCAAAAATGACAAGTTTGAGGGAAATAGGAGATAGAAAATCAATTGCCTCAACTGTAGAGGTTTTTCTACCAATGATT GATTTACCCTCAGATTTTCTGCCCATGATCTTAGATGAATATCTGGGAGACACAGAGGACCCTGCAGAGCTTCGGGATGGATTCCTGGACCTGCTAGGGGACATGGCAATTGTCATGCCAGCCATTAAAGCACTGAATTATCACAGGG AGTCTGGAGCTCCTACATACTTCTTCGAGTTCCAGCACCGGGCCAGTGCATACTGGGATAGCAAACCCGACTATGTGAAGGCTGACCATGGGGATGAAGTTGGTTTTGTCTTTGGGGGGCCATTTCTGGCTGGGGACATCCAGCTCCGCA gTGAAGTTACAGAGGAAGAGAAGACCCTCAGCAGAACTCTAATGAAGTACTGGGCTAACTTTGCTCGAAATGG AAATCCTAATGGAGAGGGTCTGGTTGAATGGCCATCTTACAATCTTAATGAAGAATACTTGCAGATAAATCTACAacaaaagaaagacagaaagttgaaagaaaagaaggtaGAATTCTGGAAAAAAGTAATCCTTGAAAAGGCAAATAACAAAAGCACGCAAAACAAGAAGTTTAAATTAGAGTTATAG
- the LOC128793797 gene encoding fatty acyl-CoA hydrolase precursor, medium chain-like encodes MAAVRDTALLAWILFFGGTALVATEEPEAETKYGRVRGYQFTVDTAERTVNVFLGLPFAKPPLGSLRFSEPQPPEPWEGVRDATSYPPMCLQDQVQGQIISDMITNRKEKVPLQVSEDCLYLNVYTPVSTGKQEKLPVLVWIHGGGLVVGAASSYDGSAIAAFDNVVVVTIQYRLGIAGYFSTGDEHARGNWGYLDQVAALRWIQENIMYFGGDPGSVTIFGESAGGISVSALVLSPLAKGLFHKAISESGTATLGLFTDQPKEDAQKIAAASGCEKSSSAAMVECLRGKTEEELLQITLKMDMTALQVCNDTSPEKCKQDFYFTSACVDGVFFPKSPTELLSEKSINEVPYIIGVNNCEFGWVIPMAMKYPPFVDGLDKDVARQVLQSNLAIFIKGLTSEVVDRVYKEYMGDAESPAQVRDGLLDAMGDVYFVISAVEVARYHRDAGNPVYFYEFQHRSSSLEGVVPEFVKADHGAEIAFVFGKPFLAGGATTEENKLSRTVMRYWTNFAKNGNPNGEGLVHWPLYDLEEKYLGIDLEQKAAEKLKEHRIEFWAQLMKQSETGRKKHTDL; translated from the exons ATGGCAGCTGTGAGGGACACGGCGCTGCTGGCCTGGATCCTCTTCTTCGGGGGCACGGCGCTGGTGGCCACAG AAGAACCAGAAGCGGAGACCAAATATGGGAGAGTCCGAGGCTACCAATTCACAGTGGACACAGCTGAGAGGACTGTAAATGTCTTTTTGGGACTTCCTTTTGCTAAGCCTCCGCTTGGATCCCTGAGGTTTTCTGAACCCCAGCCACCTGAGCCATGGGAAGGTGTCAGAGATGCCACTTCCTACCCACCAAT gTGTCTACAGGACCAAGTACAAGGACAGATTATTTCAGACATGATTAccaacagaaaagagaaagttcCTCTGCAAGTGTCTGAGGATTGCCTGTACCTAAATGTGTACACCCCTGTTTCTacaggaaaacaggagaagCTGCCT gTCTTAGTATGGATCCATGGAGGTGGATTAGTTGTTGGAGCAGCTTCATCATATGATGGCTCAGCAATAGCAGCCTTTGACAACGTGGTGGTTGTAACAATTCAGTACAGACTAGGTATTGCTGGATATTTTAG cactggtGATGAGCATGCCCGAGGTAACTGGGGATATTTAGACCAAGTAGCGGCTCTTCGGTGGATTCAGGAGAATATCATGTATTTTGGAGGAGATCCAGGATCTGTCACCATCTTTGGAGAATCTGCAGGAGGAATCAGTGTTTCTGCTCTT GTCTTATCTCCCCTGGCCAAGGGCTTGTTCCACAAGGCCATTTCAGAGAGTGGCACTGCAACCCTGGGCTTGTTCACTGACCAGCCTAAGGAGGATGCACAA AAaattgctgctgcctctggctgtGAAAAATCCAGTTCAGCTGCAATGGTTGAATGCttgagaggaaaaacagaagaagaacTACTACAGATAACGCTGAAAATG GACATGACAGCACTGCAGGTCTGCAATGACACCTCGCCTGAAAAGTGCAAACAG GATTTCTATTTCACCAGTGCATGTGTAGATGGTGTGTTTTTTCCAAAAAGTCCCACGGAATTACTATCTGAAAAATCAATCAATGAAGTCCCATACATAATAGGAGTAAATAACTGTGAATTTGGATGGGTTATTCCTATG GCGATGAAATATCCTCCTTTTGTGGATGGTTTGGATAAAGATGTTGCACGTCAAGTTTTACAGAGCAACTTAGCAATATTCATTAAG GGCCTTACATCTGAAGTTGTTGACAGAGTGTACAAGGAGTACATGGGGGATGCAGAAAGCCCTGCTCAGGTCCGAGATGGCCTCCTGGATGCAATGGGAGATGTCTACTTTGTCATCTCAGCTGTGGAAGTGGCCAGATACCACAGAG ATGCCGGCAACCCAGTCTACTTTTATGAATTCCAACATCGATCGAGTTCACTGGAAGGTGTGGTACCAGAGTTTGTAAAAGCAGATCATGGAGCTGAGATTGCCTTTGTCTTTGGAAAGCCATTCTTAGCGG GAGGTGctacaacagaagaaaataaactgagcAGAACTGTTATGAGATACTGGACCAACTTTGCTAAAAACGG AAATCCCAACGGAGAGGGCTTGGTCCATTGGCCCCTGTATGACCTGGAGGAAAAATACCTGGGAATAGACCTGGagcaaaaggcagcagagaaactgaaagaaCACAGAATAGAGTTTTGGGCACAGCTCATGAAACAAAGCGagactggaaggaaaaaacacacagatttaTAA
- the LOC128793796 gene encoding fatty acyl-CoA hydrolase precursor, medium chain-like, with protein sequence MAAVRDTALLAWILFFGGTALVATEEPEAETKYGRVRGYQFTVDTAERTVNVFLGLPFAKPPLGSLRFSEPQPPEPWEGVRDATSYPPMCLQDQVQGQYFSDMITNRKEKVPLQVSEDCLYLNVYTPVSTGKQEKLPVLVWIHGGGLVFGAASSYDGSAIAAFDNVVVVTIQYRLGIAGYFSTGDEHARGNWGYLDQVAALRWIQENIMHFGGDPGSVTIFGESAGGISVSALVLSPLAKGLFHKAISESGTATLGLFTDQPKEDAQKIAAASGCEKSSSAAMVECLRGKTEEELLQITLKMDMTALQVCNDTSPEKCKQDFFFISACVDGVFFPKSPTELLSEKSINEVPYIIGVNNCEFGWVLPMIMKYPPFVDGLDEDVARQVLQSNLAIFIKGLTSEVVDRVYKEYMGDAESPAQVRDGLLDAMGDVYFVISAVEVARYHRDAGNPVYFYEFQHRSSSLEGVVPEFVKADHGAEIAFVFGKPFLAGGATTEENKLSRTVMRYWTNFAKNGNPNGEGLVHWPLYDLEEKYLGIDLEQKAAEKLKEHRIEFWAQLMKQSETGRKKHTDL encoded by the exons ATGGCAGCTGTGAGGGACACGGCGCTGCTGGCCTGGATCCTCTTCTTCGGGGGCACGGCGCTGGTGGCCACAG AAGAACCAGAAGCGGAGACCAAATATGGGAGAGTCCGAGGCTACCAATTCACAGTGGACACAGCTGAGAGGACTGTAAATGTCTTTTTGGGACTTCCTTTTGCTAAGCCTCCGCTTGGATCCCTGAGGTTTTCTGAACCCCAGCCACCTGAGCCATGGGAAGGTGTCAGAGATGCCACTTCCTACCCACCAAT gTGTCTACAGGACCAAGTACAAGGACAGTATTTTTCAGACATGATTAccaacagaaaagagaaagttcCTCTGCAAGTGTCTGAGGATTGCCTGTACCTAAATGTGTACACCCCCGTTTCTacaggaaaacaggagaagCTGCCT gTCTTAGTATGGATCCATGGAGGTGGATTAGTTTTTGGAGCAGCTTCATCATATGATGGCTCAGCAATAGCAGCCTTTGACAACGTGGTGGTTGTAACAATTCAGTACAGACTAGGTATTGCTGGATATTTTAG cactggtGATGAGCATGCCCGAGGTAACTGGGGATATTTAGACCAAGTAGCGGCTCTTCGGTGGATTCAGGAGAATATCATGCATTTTGGAGGAGATCCAGGATCTGTCACCATCTTTGGAGAATCTGCAGGAGGAATCAGTGTTTCTGCTCTT GTCTTATCTCCCCTGGCCAAGGGCTTGTTCCACAAGGCCATTTCAGAGAGTGGCACTGCAACCCTGGGCTTGTTCACTGACCAGCCTAAGGAGGATGCACAA AAaattgctgctgcctctggctgtGAAAAATCCAGTTCAGCTGCAATGGTTGAATGCttgagaggaaaaacagaagaagaacTACTACAGATAACGCTGAAAATG GACATGACAGCACTGCAGGTCTGCAATGACACCTCGCCTGAAAAGTGCAAACAG gatttctttttcatcagtGCATGTGTAGATGGTGTGTTTTTTCCAAAAAGTCCCACGGAATTACTATCTGAAAAATCAATCAATGAAGTCCCATACATAATAGGAGTAAATAACTGTGAATTTGGATGGGTTCTTCCTATG ATAATGAAATATCCTCCTTTTGTGGATGGTTTGGATGAAGATGTTGCACGTCAAGTTTTACAGAGCAACTTAGCAATATTCATTAAG GGCCTTACATCTGAAGTTGTTGACAGAGTGTACAAGGAGTACATGGGGGATGCAGAAAGCCCTGCTCAGGTCCGAGATGGCCTCCTGGATGCAATGGGAGATGTCTACTTTGTCATCTCAGCTGTGGAAGTGGCCAGATACCACAGAG ATGCCGGCAACCCAGTCTACTTTTATGAATTCCAACATCGATCGAGTTCACTGGAAGGTGTGGTACCAGAGTTTGTAAAAGCAGATCATGGAGCTGAGATTGCCTTTGTCTTTGGAAAGCCATTCTTAGCGG GAGGTGctacaacagaagaaaataaactgagcAGAACTGTTATGAGATACTGGACCAACTTTGCTAAAAACGG AAATCCCAACGGAGAGGGCTTGGTCCATTGGCCCCTGTATGACCTGGAGGAAAAATACCTGGGAATAGACCTGGagcaaaaggcagcagagaaactgaaagaaCACAGAATAGAGTTTTGGGCACAGCTCATGAAACAAAGCGagactggaaggaaaaaacacacagatttaTAA